One part of the Homo sapiens chromosome 19, GRCh38.p14 Primary Assembly genome encodes these proteins:
- the KRTDAP gene encoding keratinocyte differentiation-associated protein isoform 2 precursor (isoform 2 precursor is encoded by transcript variant 2) produces MKIPVLPAVVLLSLLVLHSAQGATLGGPEEESTIENYASRPEAFKADEFLNWHALFESIKRKLPFLNWDAFPKLKGLRSATPDAQ; encoded by the exons ATGAAGATCCCGGTCCTTCCTGCCGTggtgctcctctccctcctggtGCTCCACTCTGCCCAGGGAGCCACCCTGGGTGGTCCTGAG GAAGAAAGCACCATTGAGAATTATGCGTCACGACCCGAG gCGTTTAAGGCTGATGAGTTCCTGAACTGGCACGCCCTCTTTGAG tctATCAAAAGGAAACTTCCTTTCCTCAACTGGGATGCCTTTCCTAAG CTGAAAGGACTGAGGAGCGCAACTCCTGATGCCCAGTGA
- the DMKN gene encoding dermokine isoform 1 precursor (isoform 1 precursor is encoded by transcript variant 1) codes for MNMKPATASALLLLLLGLAWTQGSHGWGADASSLQKRAGRDDQNYNYNQHAYPTAYGGKYSVKTPAKGGVSPSSSASRVQPGLLQWVKFW; via the exons ATGAACATGAAGCCGGCCACTGCCTCTgctctgctcctgctcctgctgggCCTGGCCTGGACCCAGGGGAGCCACGGCTGG GGTGCGGACGCGTCATCACTGCAGAAACGTGCAGGCAGAGACGATCAG AACTACAATTACAACCAGCATGCGTATCCCACTGCCTATGGTGGGAAGTACTCAGTCAAGACCCCTGCAAAG GGGGGAGTCTCACCTTCTTCCTCG GCTTCCCGGGTGCAACCTGGCCTGCTGCAGTGGGTGAAGTTTTGGTAG
- the KRTDAP gene encoding keratinocyte differentiation-associated protein isoform 1 precursor (isoform 1 precursor is encoded by transcript variant 1) has protein sequence MKIPVLPAVVLLSLLVLHSAQGATLGGPEEESTIENYASRPEAFNTPFLNIDKLRSAFKADEFLNWHALFESIKRKLPFLNWDAFPKLKGLRSATPDAQ, from the exons ATGAAGATCCCGGTCCTTCCTGCCGTggtgctcctctccctcctggtGCTCCACTCTGCCCAGGGAGCCACCCTGGGTGGTCCTGAG GAAGAAAGCACCATTGAGAATTATGCGTCACGACCCGAG GCCTTTAACACCCCGTTCCTGAACATCGACAAATTGCGATCT gCGTTTAAGGCTGATGAGTTCCTGAACTGGCACGCCCTCTTTGAG tctATCAAAAGGAAACTTCCTTTCCTCAACTGGGATGCCTTTCCTAAG CTGAAAGGACTGAGGAGCGCAACTCCTGATGCCCAGTGA